From the genome of Hyperolius riggenbachi isolate aHypRig1 chromosome 9, aHypRig1.pri, whole genome shotgun sequence, one region includes:
- the LOC137533502 gene encoding olfactory receptor 12D1-like, which yields MERSNHTTIEEFILLGITDLPLLQAFLFILFLLFYLFNLLGNISIVTLIITDHILHKPMYFFLGNLAFLDIFYSTTTVPKMLSGLLIGDKTISMVGCVAQLHFYHFLGSTEALLLSSMSYDRYVAICNPLRYHLVMARAVCFELAISCWLIGFLYSLSQTIITFRLPYCHDQHINHFYCDIKVVLKLACAETNLSELLTSAIFALVAMSTFKLIIVSYVLIGIHLLNIQSSSDRKKAFSTCTSHITVVCLYIGTALVTYLGPSTDNSLEQDRISAILVTVITPALNPAIYSLRNKEVKRSFKKMLLKTSK from the coding sequence ATGGAGAGGTCAAATCACACCACAATAGAAGAATTCATCCTGTTAGGCATTACTGATCTTCCATTGCTTCAGGCATTCCTCTTCATCCTAtttcttttgttttatttgtttaacTTATTGGGAAATATCAGCATTGTCACCCTGATTATAACAGATCACATTCTCCACAAACCAATGTACTTCTTTCTTGGCAATCTTGCTTTCCTTGACATTTTCTACTCTACCACTACTGTCCCTAAAATGCTGTCTGGGCTACTTATTGGAGACAAGACGATATCCATGGTTGGTTGTGTGGCACAGTtacatttttatcattttttgggAAGCACAGAAGCCCTTCTATTATCTTCCATGTCATATGACCGATACGTTGCTATCTGTAACCCTCTGCGATATCATCTTGTTATGGCAAGGGCTGTTTGTTTCGAATTGGCAATAAGCTGCTGGCTGATTGGGTTCTTGTATTCACTTTCACAAACAATTATCACATTTAGGCTCCCTTACTGTCATGATCAACACATTAATCATTTTTACTGTGATATTAAAGTAGTTCTAAAACTGGCTTGTGCAGAAACAAACTTAAGTGAACTCCTCACCTCTGCTATATTTGCACTTGTTGCCATGAGCACTTTCAAACTGATCATTGTTTCTTACGTGCTGATTGGAATCCATCTACTGAACATCCAGTCCTCCAGTGACAGAAAGAAGGCATTTTCAACTTGTACATCACACATTACTGTTGTTTGTTTGTACATAGGAACTGCATTGGTAACATACCTGGGTCCTTCCACCGACAACTCTTTAGAGCAAGACAGAATAAGCGCTATTCTAGTTACTGTTATTACTCCAGCCTTGAATCCTGCTATTTATTCTCTAAGAAACAAAGAAGTGAAGAGGTCCTTTAAAAAGATGTTATTAAAAACATCAAAATAA
- the LOC137533503 gene encoding putative nuclease HARBI1, which yields MPQEAFHYILNVVTPLISKEDTWMRKSITPEQRLTATLRFLATGRSLQDLKFSTGISPQALGIIIPETCQAIIDALKGEFMKFPQTPQEWLDIAAEFHRLWDFPNCGGALDGKHIRITPPGNTGSYYYNYKGFFSIILMALVNANYQFLFVDIGRNGRQSDGGVIEQTTFFDRLTNNQLNLPDNSLTVNHLNFVYVADEAFPLHPHILKPFPNRNIQYRQKIFNYRLSRARMIVENAFGILASRFRVMHTAINLRIDKVDTVVYACCVLHNFLRQQHAPTYFPVQAVDRVDASTGNVVEGEWRSQPHVLTDLQPCPPRNVTTEAKNNREAYADYFLSADGAVYWQDDRIV from the exons ATGCCGCAAGAAGCATTCCACTATATTTTAAATGTGGTTACGCCACTAATTTCTAAGGAGGATACCTGGATGAGGAAGTCTATCACCCCAGAACAGCGTTTAACAGCTACCCTGCGCTTCCTGGCCACTGGACGCAGCCTCCAGGATTTAAAGTTCTCAACAGGAATTTCACCTCAAGCTTTGGGTATAATAATTCCTGAAACGTGCCAAGCAATAATTGACGCCTTGAAGGGTGAATTTATGAAG TTTCCACAAACACCACAGGAGTGGTTGGATATTGCAGCTGAATTCCACCGTTTATGGGACTTTCCAAACTGTGGCGGGGCTCTGGACGGAAAGCATATAAGAATTACTCCACCTGGCAATACCGGttcttattattataattataaggGTTTTTTTAGTATAATTTTGATGGCCTTAGTTAATGCCAATTATCAATTTTTATTTGTGGATATTGGGCGCAATGGGCGCCAGTCTGATGGGGGTGTCATCGAACAAACCACTTTTTTTGATCGCCTTACAAACAACCAGCTCAATTTACCGGACAATTCACTGACTGTAAACCACCTCAATTTTGTTTATGTTGCAGATGAAGCTTTTCCGTTACACCCACATATTTTGAAGCCATTCCCAAATAGAAATATTCAATACCGGCAAAAAATTTTCAACTATCGCCTGTCCAGGGCCAGAATGATAGTGGAAAATGCCTTTGGCATCTTAGCCAGTAGATTCCGTGTCATGCATACTGCTATAAATCTGCGGATAGACAAGGTGGATACAGTTGTCTATGCGTGCTGTGTACTGCACAACTTCCTTCGGCAACAGCATGCTCCCACATactttcctgtgcaagctgtggaCAGGGTGGACGCTTCTACTGGGAATGTGGTAGAAGGTGAATGGAGATCACAGCCACATGTCCTGACTGACCTGCAGCCCTGTCCGCCTAGAAATGTCACTACAGAGGCTAAAAATAATAGGGAGGCCTATGCTGACTATTTTCTTTCTGCAGATGGAGCTGTGTACTGGCAAGATGACAGGATAGTCTGA